A genomic region of Macaca thibetana thibetana isolate TM-01 chromosome 14, ASM2454274v1, whole genome shotgun sequence contains the following coding sequences:
- the LOC126936437 gene encoding proline-rich protein 36 produces the protein MYSKPRPQKDSRRAEYAGFFGSPPPPPPSAQDVSEPRSRTGWVSPARSIAAQPHHSARRPPHRTPGLVSPFLQTVRDPPTQPREKCVEDEKGTAEGHPGSRSPASTPFLSPQYPEPPRLPVLSLYPPIRVPPATAARSPISEQQYSPPVGETSPGWVTANIARTWGESCHICSLAPWNRRAGGRARAHTHSHPCPARPEKTSLDGGGTVFKSLSTHSLRPTITLLQLRDPLTLPRHPLGSATDRRKHTPSERLRARRAGGGSAVCARRRRGAGQLGKKSSAQTTSEPTDHQPTRAPTPCSLPRSGGHGSAPVPSALQPAGRSTSPAGQLPPAPPRPPRVFARRQSGLFQVLSVA, from the exons ATGTACAGCAAGCCCAGACCGCAAAAAGATTCACGAAGGGCAGAATACGCCGGCTTCTTCGgttcgccgccgccgccgccgccttcAGCCCAGGATGTCTCCGAACCCCGGAGCCGAACAGGCTGGGTCTCACCAGCGCGCTCCATCGCGGCTCAGCCTCACCACTCCGCGCGCCGCCCGCCCCACCGCACCCCTGGACTCGTGTCTCCATTTCTCCAGACCGTCCGCGATCCCCCAACTCAGCCCCGAGAGAAGTGTGTGGAGGACGAGAAGGGGACGGCGGAGGGGCACCCGGGATCCCGGAGCCCAGCCTCCACCCCTTTCCTGTCGCCACAGTACCCGGAGCCTCCCCGCCTGCCTGTCCTATCCCTCTATCCCCCTATCAGAGTTCCGCCAGCCACGGCTGCAAGGTCGCCGATCTCTGAACAG CAGTACAGTCCCCCAGTGGGGGAAACCTCACCAGGATGGGTTACTGCAAACATTGCAAGAACTTGGGGGGAAAGTTGCCATATTTGTTCTTTGGCACCCTGGAATCGACGTGCGGGCgggcgcgcgcgcgcacacacacactcccaccctTGCCCAGCACGCCCGGAGAAAACATCTCTAGACGGTGGAGGCACTGTCTTCAAGTCCCTGTCGACCCACTCCCTTCGCCCAACCATCACCCTCCTGCAGCTCCGCGACCCACTCACCCTCCCACGGCATCCCCTAGGCTCCGCGACGGACAGACGCAAGCACACACCCTCCGAGCGTCTGCGCGCCCGCCGCGCCGGAGGGGGCTCCGCGGTCtgcgcccgccgccgccgcggcgCGGGGCAACTgggaaaaaaaagttctgctCAGACTACCAGTGAGCCGACCGACCACCAGCCGACCCGGGCGCCGACCCCCTGCTCCTTACCTCGGTCTGGGGGCCACGGGAGCGCGCCGGTCCCGTCCGCACTGCAGCCAGCTGGAAGGAGCACCTCTCCTGCCGGCCAGCTCCCTCcggcccctccccgccccccacgGGTGTTTGCCCGGCGGCAAAGCGGGCTCTTCCAG